Within Eggerthella timonensis, the genomic segment CTCCGAAAGAAAAGTCTCGGCTGTCGCGACGTCGTTTATGCATACGACGGAGTACTGACCGCCGAAAACCTGCGCAAGCATATCGGCATCAATGGACTGCTTGAAATAGCGCCTGCCGCGTAGATCGCTCGGCGCAAACGAGCCCGAGACCAACTGCCAATCGCGGATAAGCCAGGGCGTCACATTCTCGTACGCGCGGAATTTCGTCAAGCATGTCGCGTCGAGCTCGTCATATTCCTCTTTCCACAACGTCTCGAACGTACTCTTGAGGAAGGTCTGAACCGTATGCTGCTCGATGAATCCGGTGAACCTCGGCCACGGCAGAAGGCAGAGCGTCCTCAGCATCTTTGCACCGTATTTCGGATTGAACCATTTGAAGAAGTGATCCCGCAGCACCTTGTTTTTCCGGAAATGACGGTTGATTACAGCAACGTTGTTCACCTCCATCAGCAACTTGTTGTGCCGATCGCGAGAAGGGGCGTTCAAGGCGGCGAAGTCGCACGGGAGGCCTCGTTTGAACAGGTCGCTCTTCGCAAGAGGGCGCAGCGCGTACACATCGTCGTTAAAGTACACGAAGTGCTCGGCAAGCTCCGGAATACGATGGAAATTGAGCTCTATCGTATGGGAGTTGAACGTGGGGAGATACCGACTCGGGATGAAATCCTCATGTCGTACGATACGCAGGTGCGGATTGCGTTCGTCCAGCCAGGACGGAACATGCCCGTACGTGACAAAATGCACGTAGCGCACCCAGGGCATGTTCTGCTCGATCCCCCTGAACCAGTAGCGCAGCGTATTCCAATCGCGGAACCGGATGGCTCCTTTCGCCCAATCATCTGCAATCGACGAATCGCTCCGCTCGTAGCGAGCGCGCTCCGCCGCCCAACCCTCATCCGATCCGTCAACCCAGGTAACGACAACGTCAACGGGAAAATCTTCGACGGGACTCACTTCTTGCTCCCCTTTGACATGTCCGTTTTTATCTGCGTCGTGGATATCTCAGGCGTTCGAGGAAGATAGACTACGTCCACGCCTTCCTCTTTCAGGAAATCGAACCGTCCCGCCCAATCGTCCCCCATGGCGAACACATCGACGTCGTAGGCATGCATGTCGCGGCGCTTCTGGTCCCAGCTCGACTCCGGCACCACTTCGTCGACGTATCCGACCGCTTCAACCATGGTTTTGCGCTGTTCGTAGCTGAAATAACAGCGTTTCTTCTTCTCGTTCCAGTTGAACTCATCGGTCGATATCGCCACGATCAAGCGGTCGCCCAGCGCACGAGCACGACGGAGCAAGTTGATATGGCCGTAATGCAGGAGATCGAACGTTCCGTACGTCATCACCGTTCTCTGCTTGCGCACGTACGCCTCGCAGGTAAGCCTGCGCGTCATGAGCGCTCCAACCACGCTCTGAGGACGCGCGCATCCGCTGACGACCGCTTGCACGGCATCGACGATCGGCATGTCCACACCGTAGCGTGCGGACAGCTGCACAGCGGCAGGAAGCGCGTTCAAGCCTTCGACGACCATGCCCACCTCGGCGACCGCCTCCTCGACGGACATGCCGCCGGCAATGAGAAAACCGGCCCGGTGATTCCTGCTATGCACGCTCGAAGCGGTAACCACCAGATCCCCCACCCCGGCCAGGCCGCTAGAGGTCTCTGCGCGGCACCCCGCCGCGACGCCGAGGCGGGTCATCTCGGCGATGCCCCGCGCAATGAGCGCAGCACGCGAGTTGTCCCCGTACCCCAAACCCGCAGCCATGCCGGATGCCAGCGCAACCACGTTCTTGAGCGCCCCGCAAAGCTCGACCCCTTTGACATCCGAACCGGTATAGACGCGAAAGACCTCGTTGGAAAATGCCTTTTGCACGCGAAGCGCAGCTGCGCGATGGGCGCTCGCCGCGACGATAGCCGACGGCATGTCGTGCGCAACCTCCTCGGCGTGCGTAGGGCCGGAGAAGGCGACAAGCGCATTGCACGGAGAGCCCGCCTTCTTCAATTCATCCTCGATCACCGCGGTCATAGAGAAGAGGGTATCCGACTCTATTCCCTTCGTCGCGCAGACGATGATCTGGGAGGGATCCGCCACGCGGGCAATCGTCCTCGCGACGTCGCGAACGTATTGGGACGCCGTCGCGCACACGATGATCGTCGCCTCTTTGCAGGCGCGCTCGAGATCGTCCGCGAATCGCACGCTCTCGGGTATGCGCACACCGGAAAGCTGAGGCAGCGACCGTTCGCGATCCAACTGCATCGATTTCTTCGCGCTTTCGGACCACACCTCAACCCGATGTCCCTGGAGAGCCATCAGCCGAGCAAGCGCGATGCCCCAGGTTCCGCTTCCTATCATGCAGATGCGCTCCACGCATCCCTTTTCATGAGCTAGGTTATCCGACAACACTCACTCCATCCTCTTCGTCGCCGTCGCCACCGAACACCGGATGCTTGACCACTTGCACGTTATGGACGGCCCGATGCCCTTCCGAAGGGGGAACCATGTACTCACCGTACGTTGCAGAAAGCACCGAATCGTAGTCGCGCGGCCCTTTGAGCACCGCAGATTCGAATTCGTATTCGACAAGATCCTCAAGAGAAGCTCGAGGCCACGTTTGACGTTCTCCGGAGTACGTTCCCACGCCGCAGAAGCACGCCTCGCCCTCAGTGCATCGGTAGCGCCTGAGAGCAACGTCGTATTTCTCCAATCGCTCACCAATATCCATCCAACTCCCGAAATGAGTGATCGAGCAGAATTCGATGATGGCCTGCTGCCACCACGAGCGCCCGGGCCTTGATCGGTTGACCGTCTCCTCGAAAGAAGCGAAGGCGCACATCGCCTTATGCCACAGGATGCGAAGATACTGAAGACCGCGACCGAAACGTCCGTCGGGAATGCCGTCGAGGACGAAAATGTCCAGCCAGATGGCAAGATCGTTCCGCTCGCCATACGAATCGAGTCGCATGAGGGTGCGGTTGTCCACGATTCGCGTCACATAGCGTCGCGTATTTCCCAACGAAAAGTGCTGAATCTCGTAATAATCGGGCAATTCGTCAGGAGCGATTCGAAGGAAGCGATCAAGGTCATCGCGAAACATGAGCACATCGATATCGTCGTCCCACGGTATGAACCCTTTGTGCCGCACCGCCCCGATCAGCGATCCGAAAGCAAGGCTGTAGCGCAGATCGTGCTTGCGGCATATCGCGTCAAGGCAGACGGCCATCTCCAACACCGTTTCCTGCACAATGGCCAAAGCGTCGTCCTCACGCACCCGCTCGAACGCGGGAGAATTTCGTTCCCCGGACAAGGCTACCTTCCCGTCTTCTCGGTAATCGATTTGAAGGTGCCGATGAAGATGGCCGCATCCAACTTCAAACTCGCATGTCGTACGTAGTACAGCTCCGCTTCCTGACGACTGCCATCGTCCCAAACGGCGTCATTTCGATCCGTTATCTGCCACCACCCCGTGATTCCCTGCGGACACGACAACGCGAGCATCTTGTCTTCCCCGTACCACGCAATTTCTTCCATTGAGACAGGACGGGGTCCGATGATGCTCATATGACCCAGCAGCACGTTGATGAATTGGGGGATCTCGTCAAGGCTGGTCTTGCGCAGGAACGCTCCCACCTTCGTGATACGGGGATCGTTCTCGACCTTGCGCTCTTTGCGCCATTGCTCTAACTGTTTGCCGTCGAGATATTTTTCGACATCGTCGCTATCGCCCACCATGGTGCGAAGCTTCAATATGTTGAGCGTCCGACCGTACTGTCCGACGCGCTTCTGCACGTACACCGGATTTGCGTGGGCGGAGACCGCTGCTGCTGCCAGAACAATCAGGACAAGAGGCCAGAGCAGCACGAGAAAGGCCACGACCACCAGGCTCACCGCGACATCGACCAAGCGCTTGACGCATCGATACCCCACTGATCGCGCGTCCGTCTCACGACACGCTTGTTCGAATTCGACGCTGCCCACCTCGAACTCATGCTTTTTGGCGAACGCTACGTGCTGCTCTGCACCGGAAAGAGCGGCTCCATCTGCGGCGAATCCTACTTCGTCCGGGTCAACCGAGCATTCATCCGAAAGCGTAGCGCCATCCATGGCGAAAGCCATGCGGTCAGCACCCCCCCCCCGTCGGGCGATGCGGCCTCATGCGGACTTCCTCACGATTTCCAGGCCGACGCTGGCGGGGACGGTGCGGCCGAACAGGCTCACGTCGATGTAGGCGCGCCGCTTGTGCCGGTCGATTTTACGGATGTCGCCCTCGAAGCCCATGAGCGGGCCGCGCGTGACGGTGATCTTGTCGCCAGCGATGTACCCCTCGCTCATGCGCACGGTATGGGTGCCGTCCATGAACGACAGGAACCAGTCGCGCTCCTTGCCCGTGAGCGGGAAGAACGAGTTCTCCTCGTTGCCGAGCAGGCGGATAGGCATGGGAACACGGGCGAGCTCCCGATGGAGCGCCTCGGGATCGTCGGTCACGAAGAACAAGTACCCTGGGAACAGCAGCCGCTTCACCAGGCGCCATTCTCCGCGGATCTTCCACATGACCTCGTATTCGGGCATGAAGCAGTCCTCCATGACGGAAGGGGGTACCAAACGGCGGCACATTTCGAGCGTCGAGGACTCACGACCAGCTTGCACTTGCGCCACGTACCACATGTCTGCTCCTTTCCCCTCGCATGCGCCGACCGCTCCGTCAAAAGAAAAGAGGATGAATAGCTGCGCCTCGCCGTCGCTATAAGCAACGACCGCTCCTACCGAGCTGTTGCGCATCTATTCATCCTCTTGTCGATCGACGGAACGCGCTTCGCGACGATTTCGTCTTCTCAAGATATGTAGCGAGCCTCAAGGCTCACCTGAATGTTGCATAGATACAACATTCAGGTTGTAAGAAAAAGGCGACGAGCGCCTTTCCCTCTTTCAACGATTGTGCAATGTTGTATATAGTCCGTTGTTATATACACAACACACACGATACGCTGCGACGATGCGAAACACACTTCAAACAAAAGTCGGTCTGCGTATCAAGGACCTGCGCGCCTCCCACGACGTCAGCCAAGAGCGGTTCGCCAACAAAATCGGCATGGACCGCACTTATCTTGCCTCCATCGAGGTCGGGCAGCGCAACGTCACCTTGCAGAACCTTGCGAAGATCGCGAACGGATTCGACATGACGCTGTCCGAGTTTTTCGAGGGAATCCCCCGCATCGACCCGAACGCCTGACCCTTCCATCCAACG encodes:
- the loaP gene encoding antiterminator LoaP, whose amino-acid sequence is MWYVAQVQAGRESSTLEMCRRLVPPSVMEDCFMPEYEVMWKIRGEWRLVKRLLFPGYLFFVTDDPEALHRELARVPMPIRLLGNEENSFFPLTGKERDWFLSFMDGTHTVRMSEGYIAGDKITVTRGPLMGFEGDIRKIDRHKRRAYIDVSLFGRTVPASVGLEIVRKSA
- a CDS encoding stealth family protein, with product MSPVEDFPVDVVVTWVDGSDEGWAAERARYERSDSSIADDWAKGAIRFRDWNTLRYWFRGIEQNMPWVRYVHFVTYGHVPSWLDERNPHLRIVRHEDFIPSRYLPTFNSHTIELNFHRIPELAEHFVYFNDDVYALRPLAKSDLFKRGLPCDFAALNAPSRDRHNKLLMEVNNVAVINRHFRKNKVLRDHFFKWFNPKYGAKMLRTLCLLPWPRFTGFIEQHTVQTFLKSTFETLWKEEYDELDATCLTKFRAYENVTPWLIRDWQLVSGSFAPSDLRGRRYFKQSIDADMLAQVFGGQYSVVCINDVATAETFLSEREALVAAFDGVFPNKSSFER
- the tagD gene encoding glycerol-3-phosphate cytidylyltransferase: MERICMIGSGTWGIALARLMALQGHRVEVWSESAKKSMQLDRERSLPQLSGVRIPESVRFADDLERACKEATIIVCATASQYVRDVARTIARVADPSQIIVCATKGIESDTLFSMTAVIEDELKKAGSPCNALVAFSGPTHAEEVAHDMPSAIVAASAHRAAALRVQKAFSNEVFRVYTGSDVKGVELCGALKNVVALASGMAAGLGYGDNSRAALIARGIAEMTRLGVAAGCRAETSSGLAGVGDLVVTASSVHSRNHRAGFLIAGGMSVEEAVAEVGMVVEGLNALPAAVQLSARYGVDMPIVDAVQAVVSGCARPQSVVGALMTRRLTCEAYVRKQRTVMTYGTFDLLHYGHINLLRRARALGDRLIVAISTDEFNWNEKKKRCYFSYEQRKTMVEAVGYVDEVVPESSWDQKRRDMHAYDVDVFAMGDDWAGRFDFLKEEGVDVVYLPRTPEISTTQIKTDMSKGSKK
- a CDS encoding helix-turn-helix domain-containing protein; this encodes MRNTLQTKVGLRIKDLRASHDVSQERFANKIGMDRTYLASIEVGQRNVTLQNLAKIANGFDMTLSEFFEGIPRIDPNA
- a CDS encoding sugar transferase, whose protein sequence is MAFAMDGATLSDECSVDPDEVGFAADGAALSGAEQHVAFAKKHEFEVGSVEFEQACRETDARSVGYRCVKRLVDVAVSLVVVAFLVLLWPLVLIVLAAAAVSAHANPVYVQKRVGQYGRTLNILKLRTMVGDSDDVEKYLDGKQLEQWRKERKVENDPRITKVGAFLRKTSLDEIPQFINVLLGHMSIIGPRPVSMEEIAWYGEDKMLALSCPQGITGWWQITDRNDAVWDDGSRQEAELYYVRHASLKLDAAIFIGTFKSITEKTGR
- a CDS encoding LicD family protein, whose amino-acid sequence is MQETVLEMAVCLDAICRKHDLRYSLAFGSLIGAVRHKGFIPWDDDIDVLMFRDDLDRFLRIAPDELPDYYEIQHFSLGNTRRYVTRIVDNRTLMRLDSYGERNDLAIWLDIFVLDGIPDGRFGRGLQYLRILWHKAMCAFASFEETVNRSRPGRSWWQQAIIEFCSITHFGSWMDIGERLEKYDVALRRYRCTEGEACFCGVGTYSGERQTWPRASLEDLVEYEFESAVLKGPRDYDSVLSATYGEYMVPPSEGHRAVHNVQVVKHPVFGGDGDEEDGVSVVG